One Fragaria vesca subsp. vesca unplaced genomic scaffold, FraVesHawaii_1.0 scf0513139, whole genome shotgun sequence DNA window includes the following coding sequences:
- the LOC101297111 gene encoding ankyrin repeat domain-containing protein EMB506, chloroplastic-like, translated as MSMVSIPAFSALHAISIPRDYHSFAIVNSLKAKGKSYQLELLGNTNVLKAYSIWSGSFSSSGKHSKLRTFLVEANQESSLLSRVGAWEHPDDGSGGESEEEEEEEEHDLGFQSEWEEDEEKRVLAANAGDVQKSMTNEYEEQLVKEVEQLLEVEERAILQRHAAPNMERLSTAKWSPLHTLSLSGLVPFMDKLLEDGVDINLFDKDGVTALHTAIIGKKEAVINHLLRKGASPHVRDWDGATPLHYAVHVGAKRIVKLLIKYKVDVNIADNDGWTPLHIAVQSRNRDIVKLLLVNGADKSRRNKDGRTPIDLGLCYGKDFKSYDLTKLLKTVPMDREF; from the exons ATGAGCATGGTTTCCATCCCAGCATTCTCAGCTTTACATGCAATCTCAATACCCAGAGATTATCATTCTTTTGCAATAGTGAACTCCTTGAAGGCcaaggggaagagttatcaatTAGAATTGCTTGGCAACACCAATGTCTTGAAAGCATATAGTATATGGAGTGGCAGCTTTAGCTCCTCTGGCAAGCACTCGAAGTTGAGGACCTTTTTGGTTGAGGCAAACCAAGAATCTTCGTTACTGTCTCGTGTGGGAGCTTGGGAACATCCTGATGATGGCAGTGGGGGTGAatctgaggaggaggaggaagaagaagaacatgacTTGGGTTTCCAGAGTGAatgggaagaagatgaagaaaagcGGGTTCTAGCTGCTAATGCtggtgatgttcagaagtccATGACAAATGAGTATGAAGAGCAACTTGTAAAAG AGGTAGAGCAGCTCTTGGAGGTAGAAGAAAGAGCAATTTTGCAAAGGCATGCAGCTCCCAACATGGAGAGATTATCCACT GCAAAATGGAGCCCACTACATACTCTTTCACTATCTGGGCTAGTTCCTTTCATGGACAAGCTACTTGAAGATGGTGTAGATATTAATCTTTTTGACAAA GATGGTGTAACTGCTCTTCATACTGCAATTATAGGCAAAAAGGAAGCTGTTATTAATCATCTTCTAAGAAAAGGTGCAAGTCCTCATGTCAGAGATTGG GATGGAGCTACTCCACTTCATTATGCAGTTCACGTAGGCGCCAAGCGGattgtgaagttgttgatCAAATACAAAGTTGATGTCAATATCGCAGATAAT GACGGATGGACGCCATTGCACATTGCTGTGCAAAGTAGAAACAGAGATATTGTGAAACTTTTGTTAGTGAATGGTGCAGATAAGAGTAGAAGAAATAAG GATGGCAGAACTCCCATAGATCTGGGCTTATGTTATGGGAAAGACTTCAAGTCCTATGACCTCACCAAGTTACTGAAGACAGTACCAATGGACAGAGAATTTTGA
- the LOC101296831 gene encoding uncharacterized protein LOC101296831, with translation MEGLRNVSSHCSISDMDDYDLSRLLDKPRLNIKRERSFDERSLSELSIGLARAGLDNLDSSYSPGGRSGFDTPASSTRNSFEPHPMVAEAWDALRRSLVFFRNQPVGTIAAYDHASEEVLNYDQVFVRDFVPSALAFLMNGEPEIVKNFLLKTLQLQGWEKRIDRFKLGEGAMPASFKVLHDPIRKTDTIHADFGESAIGRVAPVDSGFWWIILLRAYTKSTGDLSLAETEDCQKGMKLILTLCLSEGFDTFPTLLCADGCSMIDRRMGIYGYPIEIQALFFMALRCACALLKPDTEGKEFIDRISKRLHALSYHMRGYFWLDFQQLNDIYRYKTEEYSHTAVNKFNVIPDSIPDWVFEFMPTRGGYFIGNVSPARMDFRWFALGNCIAILSSLATPEQSIAIMDLIEARWEELVGEMPLKIAYPAIESHEWRIVTGCDPKNTRWSYHNGGSWPVLLWMLTAACIKTGRPQIARKAIELAESRLLKDSWPEYYDGKLGRYIGKQARKYQTWSIAGYLVAKMMLEDPSHLGMISLEEDKQMKPVIRRSSSWTC, from the exons ATGGAGGGACTACGAAATGTGAGCTCGCATTGTTCCATCTCGGACATGGACGACTACGATCTTTCGAGGCTTCTGGACAAGCCGAGGCTCAACATTAAGAGGGAGAGGTCCTTTGACGAGAGGTCACTCAGCGAGCTCTCCATTGGTCTCGCCAGGGCTGGATTGGACAACTTGGATAGCTCATACTCCCCCGGGGGAAGGTCCGGTTTCGACACTCCTGCTTCGTCCACTCGCAACTCCTTTGAGCCGCATCCTATGGTTGCCGAGGCGTGGGATGCTCTCCGTCGCTCTCTGGTGTTCTTCCGAAACCAGCCGGTGGGGACCATTGCTGCTTATGATCACGCCTCTGAGGAAGTCTTGAACTATGATCAG GTTTTTGTGCGTGACTTTGTACCAAGTGCTCTGGCTTTCCTGATGAATGGTGAGCCTGAGATAGTGAAAAACTTTCTCTTGAAGACTCTTCAGCTTCAAGGGTGGGAAAAAAGAATAGACCGGTTCAAGCTTGGAGAAGGTGCAATGCCTGCAAGCTTCAAAGTTCTTCATGACCCTATTCGGAAGACGGATACTATCCATGCAGATTTTGGTGAAAGTGCAATTGGACGAGTTGCTCCTGTTGACTCTGGTTTCTGGTGGATTATACTGCTCCGTGCATATACAAAGTCAACAGGGGATTTATCTCTGGCGGAAACAGAAGATTGTCAAAAGGGCATGAAGCTTATACTGACTCTATGTCTGTCAGAAGGTTTTGACACATTCCCAACTTTGCTTTGTGCTGATGGATGCTCTATGATTGATCGTAGAATG GGAATATATGGTTATCCTATTGAAATTCAAGCTCTGTTCTTTATGGCGCTCAGATGTGCTTGTGCATTGCTAAAACCTGATACTGAAGGAAAAGAATTTATAGACCGAATTTCAAAGCGCTTGCATGCCTTAAGCTACCACATGCGGGGTTACTTCTGGCTTGATTTCCAACAGTTAAATGACATATACCGTTATAAAACTGAAGAGTACTCACACACTGCAGTCAATAAGTTCAATGTCATTCCTGATTCCATCCCAGACTGGGTATTTGAGTTTATGCCTACACGTGGTGGCTACTTTATTGGCAATGTGAGTCCTGCAAGGATGGATTTTAGATGGTTTGCTCTGGGTAATTGTATCGCAATTCTATCTTCTCTTGCAACCCCAGAGCAATCAATAGCTATAATGGATCTAATTGAAGCTCGCTGGGAAGAGTTGGTCGGAGAAATGCCGCTAAAAATTGCTTATCCAGCAATTGAAAGTCATGAGTGGCGAATAGTTACTGGTTGTGATCCTAAGAATACCAGATGGAGCTACCATAATGGAGGTTCTTGGCCAG TGCTATTATGGATGCTAACGGCTGCCTGCATCAAAACGGGACGACCACAAATTGCAAGAAAGGCAATTGAGCTTGCTGAGAGTCGTCTGCTAAAAGATTCTTGGCCAGAATATTATGATGGGAAACTAGGGAGATATATTGGCAAGCAGGCAAGGAAGTACCAGACATGGTCAATAGCTGGATATCTGGTTGCGAAGATGATGCTAGAAGATCCATCACATTTGGGTATGATCTCACTGGAAGAGGACAAGCAAATGAAGCCTGTAATTAGGAGATCATCATCGTGGACGTGCTGA